Genomic DNA from Aphanothece sacrum FPU1:
TTAGTCTTTGATGGTAATACCCATGTTACGGGCAGTCCCTGCAACAATATTCATGGCCGCATCAATGTCATTGGCATTGAGATCGGGCATTTTGGTTTGAGCAATTTCCCGCAGTTGAGTGGTGCTAATACTGCCTACTTTGGTCTTATTAGGCTGATTAGAACCTCTTTCGACTCCGGCTGCTTTACGGATCAAAACTGATGCAGGAGGGGTTTTTAAGACAAAACTGAAGCTTCTATCTTCATAGACAGATATTTCCACAGGAATGATCATTCCTACCTGATCAGCCGTTTTGGCATTGTATTCTTTACAGAATGCCATGATGTTCACCCCATGTTGACCCAAGGCCGGGCCGACTGGGGGAGCGGGGTTCGCTTTTCCTGCGGGTAGGGCTAGTTTAATAATGGCCGAAATTTTTTTCATCGCTAATCGCTAATTTTGCTTCTCAACTTGATTAAATTCTAGTTCAACTGGGGTATCTCGTCCAAAAATCGAGAGTAAAGCTCTGAGTTTACTCCGTTCTGGGCTAACTTCCACCACTTCTCCTTCAAATTCTTTAAACGGCCCTGAAAGCACCAGAATTTTATCACCAATTTCCATGTCGATTTTGACGACTGGTTCTAGTATTTCAATTTGTCTAAAGATTCGTTCCACTTCGGATGGGTTAAGTGGCACTGGTTTAACGTGGCCCCTGCCTCTACCATATCTTCGTTTTTGTTCTGCTCCAACGAAGTTGATAACATTCGGGGTATTTTTGACGACTTGCCAAGCATCATCGTCCATAATCATTTTCACCAGGACATAGCCAGGGAAGACTTTTTCATCTCCATGCTGACGGGAGCCGTCTTTACGGACTTTAATAGTAGGCGTTTTCGGAATTTGTACCTGTAAGATGCGGTTAGCCACATCTAGGGTATGAATTCTCTGTTCTAAGTTAGCTTTAACCCGTTTTTCACAGCCAGAAGCGACTTGAACGGCATACCAGCGAGCCGCTTTTTGCTGTTGTTCGAGTTGCTCTAGTTCGGGCGATGAATCTTGGGCAAAACTCATTAAAATACCTTCCCTGATCCCCAACTGAAGAGATTATCAACTAAATAAATGACTGTAGCCACTAAGCTAACCATTAAAATTACGGCCGCTGATTCGCTGAGAAGTTGCTGTCTAGAGGGCCATACAACTTTAACCAGTTCTTCTTTGGTCTCGTTCACAAGATTGGCTAATTTCGATTGGCTATTTGCTTGTTGAACCTCGCTTTTGTCTTTTTTTGACCCGTCTTTTTTAACCACTGTGTTTCCTCCCCAACGTAACCGTTGTCAGTCTTTTCTAGTTGGCTGATTGTTCAACCCTTAAAAACGCGCCCTGGAGGACTTGAACCCCCGACATCAGGTTTTGGAGACCTGCGTTCTACCAACTGAACTAAGAGCGCACATCCTGAACTATAACTGAGGTTTATGCTCTGACTTTTTTCAATTATAGCGCAAGGTGACTCTTTTTTGTTCTTTTGTTTAGGCGGTTGTGGGATCTTTTTATAAGGGGCGATCAAATCGTTGCCGGATGCGGGTGGCTTTCCCGACGCGATCGCGTAAATAATAGAGTTTGGCTCGGCGTACTCTGCCTCGACGTACTATAGTAATACTGTCAATCCGTGGGGAGTGTAAGAGAAAGACTCGTTCTACTCCTACTCCTTGGAATACTTTACGGACGGTAATGGTTTCGCTAATACCTCCATTACGCATGCTGACTACTGTCCCTTCATAGGGTTGAACTCGTTCTTTTCCTCCTTCTACAATCTTCACACCTACCCGAATGGTATCACCTACGTGAATGGTCGGTAAGGTGTGATTAAGATATTCTGCTTCTATGTCATTGATGATTTTTTCGGCGTTCATAGTTTGGGTAAAAACTCACAATTTTTCATTATACCTTATTTTAGAACAATAGGGGAGGGAACAAGGGTGGACAGAGTTAGTAGGGGCGAATGGCCATTCATTGGTGTCAACTTAGTCCAAAACGCTGACAGGCTAAAGCCTGTGGCTATACCAACGAAGTCCGACGAGCGCGGACTTTCTGTACAAAGCCAGCCTATGCTGGCTTTGTACAGTTAACCCCACCCTTGGCAGGGTGTGGGTGGGATGGTGGGAAAGCTTGTGTGTCTTGGGGTTTAATTTTAAGTTGACACTAATGATGGCCATTCCCCCCTACTAAGGACAGTGAGTTAGAATAGCAAATAATAACTGGGATTCGTTATTAGTTAATATTTTCTATTATTTAACCTATTTTAAAATTAATATGGGAGTCGGCCAATTATCATTTCGTCGTATTCTATTATCTCGCTTATTATTAGTAAGTGTTCCCGTTTTATTGATGGGAGTTTATGTCACTTATCGTAAAGCCCGTTCTGCTTTTTTGGAAACAGCAAGACAAAATTTAACCCAAAGTTCCATTCGTCAAGGTGAAAGTATTCGTCAGTCTATTGAAGGGTTACAAGGAACCTTAGTAACCGCTAGTGATAGTGTGGTTCTTAAAGCTGGATCTCTACAGGATAAGCAAAAGTTTATTGAACAACTTACTACTACACTGGCCACAGAAATTAAATGTATTCAATTAAAAAATTTAACGAGTCAAAAATTAATTGCTAACACTTGTCAAAAATCTCCTTTGACTTCTAATAATAAAACTTTGTGGCCCAAAAAACAAACTCAATTATTAACGAGTCCTGAGCAGATTATTATTCAACTTTTGCCTCCTAAGAAATCTTCTTTTAATTCATCGAATCAGTCTCAGTTTGTTTTATTATTAACAGCACCTGTTTATGACAGTCAAGGACAATTAAGATATGCGCTAAAAATTCAATCAACTTTGCTCAAAAAAAATAAAATTAATCCTGGTTTTCTCACAGGATATCCCGTCATTATCACTCAGTATGGAGTAATTTTAGTCCATCCTTTATCGGAACGCATAGGACATAACATTAAACAGGAAGATGATACAGATCGTATTGAGAGTTTAATGGGAAGGGCCATCGCTGGACAACCCAATTTTTTACATTTATTTTCTCTGGACAAAAATGGCTTAGAAGTAGTAGCAGGTTATAGTTCGATTCCCAGTCCAGTGACTCAAGATAAAGGAGAAAAATGGGTCATTCTAGCGGTTTCTCCCTTAGAATATGCCCTTTCTCCTTTATCAGAAATTAAACGAGTCTTATTGTGGATGATTTTTGCTTTAGCAATGGTCAGTTTGTTAGCTATTCTTTATATTGCTTGGGAGTTATCCCGTCCGGTAGAAAAGTTACGAGATTATGCTCTTAATAAAGATACTATTAATGCTAAAGAAACTATCCCTATTAACTTTAAAATTCGGGAATTAAATCAATTAGGTATGGCTATTAATGATATGGTTGAACGACTAAAATTATGGGGTG
This window encodes:
- the secE gene encoding preprotein translocase subunit SecE translates to MVKKDGSKKDKSEVQQANSQSKLANLVNETKEELVKVVWPSRQQLLSESAAVILMVSLVATVIYLVDNLFSWGSGKVF
- the rplS gene encoding 50S ribosomal protein L19, which produces MNAEKIINDIEAEYLNHTLPTIHVGDTIRVGVKIVEGGKERVQPYEGTVVSMRNGGISETITVRKVFQGVGVERVFLLHSPRIDSITIVRRGRVRRAKLYYLRDRVGKATRIRQRFDRPL
- the rplK gene encoding 50S ribosomal protein L11 — protein: MKKISAIIKLALPAGKANPAPPVGPALGQHGVNIMAFCKEYNAKTADQVGMIIPVEISVYEDRSFSFVLKTPPASVLIRKAAGVERGSNQPNKTKVGSISTTQLREIAQTKMPDLNANDIDAAMNIVAGTARNMGITIKD
- the nusG gene encoding transcription termination/antitermination protein NusG is translated as MSFAQDSSPELEQLEQQQKAARWYAVQVASGCEKRVKANLEQRIHTLDVANRILQVQIPKTPTIKVRKDGSRQHGDEKVFPGYVLVKMIMDDDAWQVVKNTPNVINFVGAEQKRRYGRGRGHVKPVPLNPSEVERIFRQIEILEPVVKIDMEIGDKILVLSGPFKEFEGEVVEVSPERSKLRALLSIFGRDTPVELEFNQVEKQN
- a CDS encoding sensor histidine kinase codes for the protein MGVGQLSFRRILLSRLLLVSVPVLLMGVYVTYRKARSAFLETARQNLTQSSIRQGESIRQSIEGLQGTLVTASDSVVLKAGSLQDKQKFIEQLTTTLATEIKCIQLKNLTSQKLIANTCQKSPLTSNNKTLWPKKQTQLLTSPEQIIIQLLPPKKSSFNSSNQSQFVLLLTAPVYDSQGQLRYALKIQSTLLKKNKINPGFLTGYPVIITQYGVILVHPLSERIGHNIKQEDDTDRIESLMGRAIAGQPNFLHLFSLDKNGLEVVAGYSSIPSPVTQDKGEKWVILAVSPLEYALSPLSEIKRVLLWMIFALAMVSLLAILYIAWELSRPVEKLRDYALNKDTINAKETIPINFKIRELNQLGMAINDMVERLKLWGEEIVLSWQEAQNANRLKSEFLATTSHELRTPLNGIIGCIHIIKQGFCDSREEELEFLSQAEESAIHLLKIINDVLDLAKIEAGHLSIKIELCDINQLLLEVVYLQIAPIQTKDLTLNIIDNKQEIFVNADPSKLKQVILNIISNAIKFTDKGSITIATEIKIKDDNKQVYIIIKDTGIGIDPAQQDKLFRPFVMIDASKTRKYSGTGLGLAISRNFMELMGGTITLSSPGLGLGTRVEICLPLVTGDVKE